A region from the Panicum hallii strain FIL2 chromosome 1, PHallii_v3.1, whole genome shotgun sequence genome encodes:
- the LOC112877397 gene encoding oligoribonuclease-like isoform X4 → MSKLANMFSALHLDAETSGEDDRADVAQVSSSAEETACREPDKTEQNDKVIINYEEGTLVSSSGDYKMPLVWIDLEMTGLDIKKDRILEIACIITDGKLTKQIEGPDLVISQSKDCLDNMDEWCKTHHSASGLTERVLQSELSECDAEAQVLDFVRRHVSSGTPLLAGNSVYVDLLFLKKYMPQLAAIFSHVIVDVSSVMALCVRWYPKERKQTPRKQKAHRAMDDIKESIAELKYYKDNIFKPQKSKR, encoded by the exons ATGAGTAAGCTGGCAAACATGTTCTCGGCTCTACACCTAGATGCTGAAACTAGTGGAGAAGATGACAGAGCTGATGTTGCGCAGGTATCTTCCAGCGCAGAAGAAACTGCTTGCAGGGAACCTG ATAAAACTGAGCAGAATGACAAAGTCATAATAAACTATGAGGAAGGGACACTTGTCTCGTCATCTGGTGATTACAAGATGCCTTTAGTATGGATAGACTTGGAAATGACTG GTTTGGATATTAAGAAAGATCGGATTTTGGAGATTGCTTGTATCATAACGGATGGTAAACTTACAAAACAAATAGAG GGCCCTGACTTGGTTATAAGCCAGAGCAAAGATTGTTTAGATAATATGGATGAATGGTGCAAAACTCACCATTCAGCTAGTG GTTTGACGGAAAGAGTACTGCAGAGTGAACTTTCTGAATGTGATGCAGAGGCACAA GTGTTAGATTTTGTTAGGAGGCATGTAAGTTCAGGCACTCCACTGTTAGCTGGGAATTCTGTTTATGTGGATTTATTATTTCTGAAG AAGTATATGCCACAGCTTGCAGCCATCTTTTCTCATGTAATTGTCGACGTGAGCAGTGTAATGGCTTTATGCGTCCGATGGTATCCCAAAG AAAGGAAGCAAACTCCAAGAAAGCAAAAGGCCCACAGGGCAATGGATGATATTAAAGAAAGCATTGCAGAACTAAAGTACTACAAGGACAACATTTTCAAACCACAGAAATCTAAGAGGTAG
- the LOC112877397 gene encoding oligoribonuclease-like isoform X2, producing the protein MSKLANMFSALHLDAETSGEDDRADVAQVSSSAEETACREPAQVYNPCKFNQAHTLIVVIPKLQFVSNDFIGNFIPCTDKTEQNDKVIINYEEGTLVSSSGDYKMPLVWIDLEMTGLDIKKDRILEIACIITDGKLTKQIEGPDLVISQSKDCLDNMDEWCKTHHSASGLTERVLQSELSECDAEAQVLDFVRRHVSSGTPLLAGNSVYVDLLFLKYMPQLAAIFSHVIVDVSSVMALCVRWYPKERKQTPRKQKAHRAMDDIKESIAELKYYKDNIFKPQKSKR; encoded by the exons ATGAGTAAGCTGGCAAACATGTTCTCGGCTCTACACCTAGATGCTGAAACTAGTGGAGAAGATGACAGAGCTGATGTTGCGCAGGTATCTTCCAGCGCAGAAGAAACTGCTTGCAGGGAACCTG CTCAGGTTTATAATCCCTGCAAGTTTAATCAG GCCCACACACTGATTGTAGTCATTCCAAAGCTTCAATTTGTCTCAAATGATTTCATTGGAAATTTCATTCCCTGCACAGATAAAACTGAGCAGAATGACAAAGTCATAATAAACTATGAGGAAGGGACACTTGTCTCGTCATCTGGTGATTACAAGATGCCTTTAGTATGGATAGACTTGGAAATGACTG GTTTGGATATTAAGAAAGATCGGATTTTGGAGATTGCTTGTATCATAACGGATGGTAAACTTACAAAACAAATAGAG GGCCCTGACTTGGTTATAAGCCAGAGCAAAGATTGTTTAGATAATATGGATGAATGGTGCAAAACTCACCATTCAGCTAGTG GTTTGACGGAAAGAGTACTGCAGAGTGAACTTTCTGAATGTGATGCAGAGGCACAA GTGTTAGATTTTGTTAGGAGGCATGTAAGTTCAGGCACTCCACTGTTAGCTGGGAATTCTGTTTATGTGGATTTATTATTTCTGAAG TATATGCCACAGCTTGCAGCCATCTTTTCTCATGTAATTGTCGACGTGAGCAGTGTAATGGCTTTATGCGTCCGATGGTATCCCAAAG AAAGGAAGCAAACTCCAAGAAAGCAAAAGGCCCACAGGGCAATGGATGATATTAAAGAAAGCATTGCAGAACTAAAGTACTACAAGGACAACATTTTCAAACCACAGAAATCTAAGAGGTAG
- the LOC112877397 gene encoding oligoribonuclease-like isoform X3: MSKLANMFSALHLDAETSGEDDRADVAQVSSSAEETACREPAQVYNPCKFNQAHTLIVVIPKLQFVSNDFIGNFIPCTDKTEQNDKVIINYEEGTLVSSSGDYKMPLVWIDLEMTGLDIKKDRILEIACIITDGKLTKQIEGPDLVISQSKDCLDNMDEWCKTHHSASGLTERVLQSELSECDAEAQVLDFVRRHVSSGTPLLAGNSVYVDLLFLKKYMPQLAAIFSHVIVDVSSVMALCVRWYPKGDDWY, translated from the exons ATGAGTAAGCTGGCAAACATGTTCTCGGCTCTACACCTAGATGCTGAAACTAGTGGAGAAGATGACAGAGCTGATGTTGCGCAGGTATCTTCCAGCGCAGAAGAAACTGCTTGCAGGGAACCTG CTCAGGTTTATAATCCCTGCAAGTTTAATCAG GCCCACACACTGATTGTAGTCATTCCAAAGCTTCAATTTGTCTCAAATGATTTCATTGGAAATTTCATTCCCTGCACAGATAAAACTGAGCAGAATGACAAAGTCATAATAAACTATGAGGAAGGGACACTTGTCTCGTCATCTGGTGATTACAAGATGCCTTTAGTATGGATAGACTTGGAAATGACTG GTTTGGATATTAAGAAAGATCGGATTTTGGAGATTGCTTGTATCATAACGGATGGTAAACTTACAAAACAAATAGAG GGCCCTGACTTGGTTATAAGCCAGAGCAAAGATTGTTTAGATAATATGGATGAATGGTGCAAAACTCACCATTCAGCTAGTG GTTTGACGGAAAGAGTACTGCAGAGTGAACTTTCTGAATGTGATGCAGAGGCACAA GTGTTAGATTTTGTTAGGAGGCATGTAAGTTCAGGCACTCCACTGTTAGCTGGGAATTCTGTTTATGTGGATTTATTATTTCTGAAG AAGTATATGCCACAGCTTGCAGCCATCTTTTCTCATGTAATTGTCGACGTGAGCAGTGTAATGGCTTTATGCGTCCGATGGTATCCCAAAG GTGATGATTGGTACTAG
- the LOC112877397 gene encoding oligoribonuclease-like isoform X1 — protein MSKLANMFSALHLDAETSGEDDRADVAQVSSSAEETACREPAQVYNPCKFNQAHTLIVVIPKLQFVSNDFIGNFIPCTDKTEQNDKVIINYEEGTLVSSSGDYKMPLVWIDLEMTGLDIKKDRILEIACIITDGKLTKQIEGPDLVISQSKDCLDNMDEWCKTHHSASGLTERVLQSELSECDAEAQVLDFVRRHVSSGTPLLAGNSVYVDLLFLKKYMPQLAAIFSHVIVDVSSVMALCVRWYPKERKQTPRKQKAHRAMDDIKESIAELKYYKDNIFKPQKSKR, from the exons ATGAGTAAGCTGGCAAACATGTTCTCGGCTCTACACCTAGATGCTGAAACTAGTGGAGAAGATGACAGAGCTGATGTTGCGCAGGTATCTTCCAGCGCAGAAGAAACTGCTTGCAGGGAACCTG CTCAGGTTTATAATCCCTGCAAGTTTAATCAG GCCCACACACTGATTGTAGTCATTCCAAAGCTTCAATTTGTCTCAAATGATTTCATTGGAAATTTCATTCCCTGCACAGATAAAACTGAGCAGAATGACAAAGTCATAATAAACTATGAGGAAGGGACACTTGTCTCGTCATCTGGTGATTACAAGATGCCTTTAGTATGGATAGACTTGGAAATGACTG GTTTGGATATTAAGAAAGATCGGATTTTGGAGATTGCTTGTATCATAACGGATGGTAAACTTACAAAACAAATAGAG GGCCCTGACTTGGTTATAAGCCAGAGCAAAGATTGTTTAGATAATATGGATGAATGGTGCAAAACTCACCATTCAGCTAGTG GTTTGACGGAAAGAGTACTGCAGAGTGAACTTTCTGAATGTGATGCAGAGGCACAA GTGTTAGATTTTGTTAGGAGGCATGTAAGTTCAGGCACTCCACTGTTAGCTGGGAATTCTGTTTATGTGGATTTATTATTTCTGAAG AAGTATATGCCACAGCTTGCAGCCATCTTTTCTCATGTAATTGTCGACGTGAGCAGTGTAATGGCTTTATGCGTCCGATGGTATCCCAAAG AAAGGAAGCAAACTCCAAGAAAGCAAAAGGCCCACAGGGCAATGGATGATATTAAAGAAAGCATTGCAGAACTAAAGTACTACAAGGACAACATTTTCAAACCACAGAAATCTAAGAGGTAG
- the LOC112903230 gene encoding 7-dehydrocholesterol reductase: MAKAKPSSSAAAAKPAAATAPATVHSALVTYSSMLALLSLCPPFVILLWYTMVHADGSVVKTYEHLREHGLVEGLKAIWPMPTVVAWKIIFGFGLFEAVLQLLLPGKRFEGPISPTGNVPVYKANGLQAYAVTLITYLGLWWFGIFNPAIVYDHLGEIFSALVFGSFVFCIFLYIKGHVAPSSSDSGSSGNLIIDFYWGMELYPRIGKYFDIKVFTNCRFGMMSWAVLAVTYCIKQYEMNGRVADSMLVNTALMLIYITKFFWWESGYWCTMDIAHDRAGFYICWGCLVWVPSIYTSPGMYLVNHPVNLGPQLALSILLAGILCIYINYDCDRQRQEFRRTNGKCSVWGKAPSKIVASYQTTKGETKTSLLLTSGWWGLSRHFHYVPEILSAFFWTVPALFSHFLPYFYVIFLTILLFDRAKRDDDRCSSKYGKFWKMYCNKVPYRVIPGIY, encoded by the exons ATGGCCAAGGCCAAGCCTTcctcctcggccgccgccgccaagccgGCCGCGGCCACGGCGCCGGCCACGGTGCACTCGGCGCTGGTCACCTACAGCTCCATGCTCGCGCTCCTCTCCCTCTGCCCGCCCTTCGTCATCCTCCT GTGGTACACGATGGTGCACGCGGACGGATCGGTGGTGAAGACCTACGAGCACCTCCGGGAGCACGGCCTGGTGGAGGGGCTCAAGGCCATCTGGCCCATGCCCACCGTCGTCGCGTGGAAGATCATCTTTGGCTTCGGGCTCTTCGAGGCCGTCCTGCAGCTGCTGCTCCCCGGGAAGCGGTTCGAGGGCCCGATCTCCCCCACGGGGAACGTGCCAGTCTACAAG GCAAATGGCTTGCAAGCATATGCAGTGACCTTGATAACTTACCTTGGTTTGTGGTG GTTTGGAATATTTAACCCTGCAATAGTATATGACCACTTGGGGGAGATATTCTCTGCTCTTGTTTTTGGAAGCTTTGTATTCTGTATTTTTCTGTACATAAAG GGTCATGTAGCTCCATCTTCATCTGACTCTGGATCATCAGGGAATCTGATAATTGACTTCTACTGG GGTATGGAACTGTACCCTCGGATTGGCAAGTACTTTGACATCAAAGTCTTTACAAACTGTCGTTTTGGCATGATGTCCTGGGCTGTTCTTGCTGTAACCTACTGCATAAAGCAG TATGAAATGAATGGCAGAGTTGCAGATTCTATGCTTGTGAATACTGCACTGATGTTGATCTATATCACTAAATTCTTTTGGTGGGAATCTGGATATTGGTGTACCATGGACATTGCTCATGATAGAG CTGGTTTCTATATTTGCTGGGGATGCTTGGTTTGGGTTCCATCCATATACACCTCTCCTGGAATGTACCTTGTAAACCACCCTGTGAATTTGGGTCCCCAG CTAGCACTCTCAATTCTTCTTGCTGGAATTTTGTGCATATACATAAACTATGATTGTGACCGCCAGCGCCAAGAATTTCGACGGACGAATGGGAAATGCTCAGTCTGGGGCAAGGCTCCATCCAAG ATTGTTGCCTCATATCAGACTACAAAGGGTGAAACTAAAACCAGTCTTCTCTTGACTTCTGGATG GTGGGGCTTGTCACGTCACTTCCACTACGTCCCAGAGATACTATCTGCATTTTTCTGGACTGTTCCTGCTCTTTTCAGTCAT TTCCTACCATACTTCTACGTGATCTTTCTTACAATATTATTGTTTGACCGAGCAAAGAGGGATGATGATCGTTGCTCATCAAA GTATGGGAAGTTCTGGAAGATGTACTGCAACAAAGTACCTTACAGGGTCATCCCTGGCATTTACTGA